One window of Oscillatoria salina IIICB1 genomic DNA carries:
- the psb28 gene encoding photosystem II reaction center protein Psb28, whose amino-acid sequence MAQIEFSRGTVEESIPDVRVTRSKNGGGGTATFIFDNPKILTSKNSGDVTGMYLIDEEGEIMTREVKGKYVNGQPRSVEAILIMNSEDEFNRFIRFMNRYAEEHGLGLTKS is encoded by the coding sequence ATGGCGCAAATTGAGTTTTCTAGAGGTACAGTTGAGGAATCTATTCCTGACGTGCGCGTAACTCGCTCTAAAAACGGTGGTGGTGGTACTGCTACCTTTATCTTTGATAACCCTAAAATCCTGACTAGTAAAAATTCTGGTGATGTTACAGGAATGTATCTCATTGATGAAGAAGGTGAGATTATGACGCGAGAGGTCAAGGGTAAGTATGTGAATGGTCAACCTCGCTCTGTGGAAGCAATCTTGATCATGAACAGTGAAGATGAGTTTAATCGCTTTATCCGCTTCATGAACCGCTATGCTGAAGAACACGGTTTGGGTTTGACTAAATCTTAA
- a CDS encoding type II toxin-antitoxin system VapC family toxin yields MDKLVVDSSVAIKWFIPQPYSSEAQKILNAYQSGSLLLLAPELIYAEVGNIVWKLSRFQGLSETDAVAILDGFCSINISVTPLASLLNDAYQLAVTHERSVYDSLYVVLSLRQNCQFVTADQKLVNAISGTFSNVIAIADW; encoded by the coding sequence GTGGATAAGCTTGTAGTTGATAGCAGCGTTGCAATTAAGTGGTTTATTCCCCAACCTTATTCATCCGAAGCACAAAAAATTCTGAATGCTTATCAATCGGGTAGCCTCTTACTACTTGCACCAGAGTTAATTTATGCAGAAGTAGGTAATATTGTCTGGAAATTGTCTAGATTTCAGGGGTTATCAGAGACAGATGCAGTTGCAATTCTCGATGGATTTTGCTCAATAAATATCTCAGTGACTCCCTTAGCATCGTTACTCAATGATGCTTATCAGCTTGCTGTTACTCATGAAAGAAGTGTATACGATTCTCTTTACGTGGTTCTGAGTTTACGGCAAAATTGCCAGTTTGTGACGGCTGACCAAAAACTGGTAAATGCGATTAGTGGTACATTTTCCAATGTAATCGCGATCGCTGATTGGTGA
- the dtd gene encoding D-aminoacyl-tRNA deacylase, with protein MRLVIQRVKSSQVTVDGEIIGKIGPGLNLLVAIASNDTDTELDWMVRKCLALRLFPATEDGDKWDKSVQEINGELLVISQFTLYGDCRKGRRPSFSNSAPPNIAEKLYDRFVSKLRASGLKVETGKFGAMMQVSIENDGPVTLLLEREAES; from the coding sequence ATGCGCTTAGTTATCCAAAGAGTTAAATCTTCCCAAGTGACTGTCGATGGAGAAATTATCGGGAAAATCGGACCTGGATTGAATTTGTTAGTGGCGATCGCGTCTAACGATACCGACACCGAACTCGATTGGATGGTTCGCAAATGTTTAGCTTTACGTCTCTTTCCCGCTACTGAAGATGGCGATAAATGGGATAAATCAGTACAAGAAATTAACGGCGAATTACTCGTAATTAGTCAGTTTACTCTCTACGGTGATTGTCGTAAAGGTCGTCGTCCTTCTTTTAGTAATTCCGCACCACCAAATATTGCCGAAAAGCTTTACGATCGCTTCGTGAGCAAGTTACGCGCTAGTGGGTTAAAAGTCGAAACTGGTAAGTTTGGTGCAATGATGCAAGTCAGTATTGAGAACGACGGACCAGTAACATTACTACTAGAAAGAGAAGCTGAAAGTTAG
- a CDS encoding CobW family GTP-binding protein, whose amino-acid sequence MRSADISVPTESMDAPKQGLPVTIITGFLGSGKTTLLNHILSNQQGVKTAVLVNEFGEIGIDNELIVTTEDDMVELSNGCICCTINEDLVKAVYKVLERQEKIDYLVVETTGLADPLPVALTFLGTELRDMTRLDSIVTVVDCENFSLDLFNSEAAYSQIAYGDIILLNKVDLVDEGDVDALEVRIRDIKAGARIMRTSQSKVPLPLILSVGLFESDKYFESEDTHEHHDHEHHHHDHDHDCEHEHHDHEHHHHDHDHHHHSHHLENDGFTSISIQNDQPMSIRKFQYFLDNQLPVNVFRAKGILWFNESPNRHIFHLSGKRFTIEDDEWNGREKKNQLVLIGQNLDEAKLREQIANCFSLPTPNRGKGFGK is encoded by the coding sequence ATGCGATCGGCAGATATATCTGTTCCTACTGAGTCAATGGATGCTCCCAAACAAGGCTTACCAGTGACAATTATTACTGGTTTTCTCGGCAGTGGCAAAACTACACTCCTTAACCATATCTTGAGTAACCAACAAGGAGTCAAAACCGCCGTTCTCGTCAATGAGTTTGGCGAAATCGGGATCGACAATGAACTGATTGTCACCACTGAAGACGACATGGTGGAACTGAGTAATGGTTGTATTTGTTGCACCATCAACGAAGACCTCGTAAAAGCAGTTTACAAAGTTCTCGAACGACAAGAAAAGATCGATTACTTGGTTGTGGAAACTACCGGTTTGGCTGACCCCCTACCAGTCGCACTCACATTTTTAGGAACCGAACTGCGAGACATGACTCGTCTCGACTCGATTGTTACTGTAGTCGATTGTGAGAATTTCAGTCTCGATTTATTTAACAGCGAAGCGGCTTATAGCCAAATTGCCTATGGTGATATTATTCTGCTCAATAAAGTAGATTTAGTTGACGAAGGTGATGTAGATGCTTTAGAAGTCAGAATCCGCGACATTAAAGCTGGTGCGAGAATTATGCGTACCAGTCAATCGAAAGTTCCTTTACCTTTAATTCTCAGCGTCGGTTTGTTCGAGTCGGATAAATATTTCGAGTCGGAAGATACTCACGAACATCATGACCATGAACATCATCATCATGACCATGACCACGATTGTGAACACGAACATCATGACCACGAACATCATCATCATGACCACGACCACCATCATCACTCCCACCACTTAGAAAATGATGGCTTTACCTCGATTTCTATCCAAAACGATCAACCAATGTCGATTAGGAAATTCCAATATTTCCTCGACAACCAGCTACCAGTAAACGTTTTCCGCGCTAAAGGTATTCTTTGGTTTAACGAAAGTCCCAATCGTCATATTTTTCACCTCAGTGGGAAACGTTTCACCATCGAAGATGATGAGTGGAACGGACGCGAAAAGAAAAATCAGTTGGTATTAATCGGTCAAAATCTCGACGAAGCTAAGTTACGCGAACAAATTGCTAATTGTTTCTCTCTCCCTACCCCTAATCGTGGTAAGGGTTTCGGGAAATAA
- the cysS gene encoding cysteine--tRNA ligase, with amino-acid sequence MTLTVYNSLTRTQEAFEPLFDHKVRMYCCGITVYDYCHLGHARTCLVWDVVRRYLRWRGYQVEYIQNFTDIDDKILNRARSEGVPMETISERFIQAYFEDMERLKVEPADAYPRATHTLDGIKRLVHELEEKGYAYPAGGDVYYAVRQFPDYGKLSGRKLADLQAGASGRVDVSDPEAAKKKEAFDFALWKASKPGEPSWESPWGGGRPGWHIECSAMVRERLGETIDLHVGGSDLIFPHHENEIAQSEAATGKPLAKYWLHNGMVKVGGEKMSKSLGNFVTIRELLAKFDPMAVRLFILQAHYRKPVDFTDEALEAATNGWNTLKEGLLFGEQYGNKLGWKELNSDTSKIIEEFSTRFAASVDDDFNFAGGLAVLFELAKELRREGNLLIHEGKTQTSPEQLQRQWATLVELAEVLGFTAQFEENVKEANAGLSEAEIEALIEQRKQARQAKNFAEGDRIRDELKAQGIILIDKPGGVTEWHRG; translated from the coding sequence ATGACTTTAACTGTTTACAACTCTTTAACTCGTACTCAAGAAGCTTTTGAACCTTTGTTTGATCATAAGGTGCGGATGTATTGCTGCGGGATTACGGTGTACGATTATTGCCATTTGGGTCATGCGCGGACTTGTTTGGTTTGGGATGTGGTGCGTCGTTATCTGCGCTGGCGTGGCTATCAGGTTGAGTATATCCAAAATTTTACTGATATTGATGATAAAATCCTCAATCGCGCCAGAAGTGAAGGTGTACCGATGGAAACTATTTCGGAACGCTTTATCCAAGCTTATTTTGAGGATATGGAACGCTTAAAAGTGGAACCTGCGGATGCTTATCCTCGCGCTACTCATACCCTCGATGGAATTAAGCGTCTGGTACACGAACTCGAAGAAAAAGGTTATGCTTATCCGGCTGGTGGCGATGTTTACTATGCAGTGCGCCAGTTTCCTGACTATGGTAAACTTTCGGGACGCAAGTTAGCAGATTTGCAGGCTGGTGCTAGCGGACGAGTGGATGTGTCAGATCCCGAAGCGGCGAAGAAGAAAGAGGCTTTTGATTTCGCGCTGTGGAAGGCTTCTAAGCCCGGAGAACCGAGTTGGGAGTCGCCTTGGGGTGGTGGTCGTCCGGGTTGGCATATAGAATGTTCGGCTATGGTGCGCGAAAGATTGGGGGAAACTATCGATCTTCATGTGGGTGGTAGTGACTTGATTTTTCCGCACCACGAAAATGAAATTGCTCAGTCGGAAGCGGCTACGGGTAAGCCTTTGGCGAAGTATTGGCTGCACAATGGTATGGTGAAGGTGGGCGGCGAGAAGATGTCAAAGTCGTTGGGCAATTTTGTGACGATTCGCGAATTATTGGCGAAATTTGACCCGATGGCGGTGCGTTTGTTTATTTTGCAAGCTCATTATCGCAAGCCTGTAGATTTTACTGATGAGGCGTTGGAAGCCGCGACGAATGGCTGGAATACTTTAAAAGAAGGGTTGCTTTTTGGTGAACAATATGGTAATAAATTGGGCTGGAAAGAGTTAAATTCGGATACGAGTAAGATTATCGAGGAGTTTAGCACGCGCTTTGCAGCATCGGTTGATGATGATTTCAACTTCGCTGGCGGTTTGGCGGTTTTGTTTGAATTAGCGAAGGAGTTGCGTCGCGAGGGAAATCTGTTAATTCACGAAGGGAAAACTCAAACCAGCCCGGAGCAATTGCAGCGACAATGGGCGACTTTAGTCGAATTGGCAGAAGTCTTAGGATTTACTGCACAATTTGAGGAAAATGTCAAGGAAGCAAACGCAGGTTTAAGCGAAGCCGAAATCGAAGCCTTAATCGAACAACGAAAACAAGCGCGTCAAGCGAAAAACTTTGCCGAAGGCGATCGCATTCGCGATGAACTCAAAGCCCAAGGTATCATCTTAATTGACAAGCCAGGTGGTGTAACCGAATGGCATCGCGGTTAG
- a CDS encoding AI-2E family transporter has translation MSIERRVNLSFSNLLTFVATGLILVLLWQLRSLIVVLMISVVLAATLAPFVKGAERLKIPRWLAVILVYLGLISILTGVVLLIGPTVVEQIQRLFRRLPTYLDVLEALAENIAVRFGMTEPEAIEQINQLFDTQAVTRWTFQASQQLLVRSYGVTRGIVGGVVSLVFSLVLSGYMLSGAERLISGFFSLFPKPWDDRLASQVVPVSQRMGGYIQGRVLVSAILGLAISVSLKFLGISEFALGLGVIAGFTNLIPFFGPVLGAIPALIVAIAQGGWTFLWVLLLFVIIQNVETYLLDPLLVGNTVRVHPLYQLLAVIGGAQVLGIIGALIVPPWVAGASAVLDNLYLKPKLLAEKSANSEQLSVSS, from the coding sequence ATGTCAATTGAGCGGCGCGTTAATCTTTCTTTCTCAAACCTGTTAACATTTGTTGCTACTGGCTTGATTTTAGTGCTGTTATGGCAGTTACGGAGTTTGATCGTCGTCTTGATGATTTCCGTAGTCTTAGCGGCTACCTTAGCACCTTTTGTCAAAGGTGCAGAAAGGTTAAAAATTCCTCGCTGGTTAGCAGTTATCCTGGTTTACTTGGGCTTAATTTCAATTTTGACAGGAGTAGTCTTGTTGATTGGTCCGACAGTAGTCGAACAAATTCAAAGACTATTTCGGCGGTTGCCAACTTATTTAGATGTTTTGGAAGCCCTAGCAGAAAATATAGCAGTACGCTTTGGCATGACCGAACCCGAAGCGATCGAACAAATTAACCAACTTTTCGATACCCAAGCCGTGACGAGATGGACGTTTCAGGCTTCGCAACAGTTGCTAGTGCGTTCTTACGGAGTCACCAGAGGCATTGTTGGCGGCGTAGTTAGTTTAGTTTTCTCGCTAGTTTTGTCAGGCTATATGCTATCGGGTGCAGAAAGATTAATTTCCGGTTTTTTCAGTTTATTTCCCAAACCGTGGGACGATCGCTTAGCGTCACAGGTAGTACCTGTAAGTCAGCGTATGGGCGGTTATATCCAAGGGCGAGTCTTAGTTTCGGCAATTTTAGGATTAGCGATTAGCGTCAGTTTGAAATTCTTAGGAATTTCCGAATTTGCCCTTGGTTTAGGAGTAATTGCCGGGTTTACCAACCTAATTCCCTTTTTCGGACCCGTACTCGGAGCAATTCCCGCCTTAATTGTAGCGATCGCCCAAGGAGGTTGGACTTTTTTATGGGTGTTACTACTATTCGTAATTATTCAAAATGTGGAAACATATTTACTCGATCCTCTACTCGTAGGTAACACAGTCCGAGTTCATCCTTTATATCAACTTTTAGCAGTTATTGGCGGCGCACAAGTCTTAGGAATTATCGGTGCTTTAATTGTCCCACCTTGGGTTGCAGGTGCTTCGGCTGTCCTAGACAATCTTTATTTAAAACCGAAATTACTCGCGGAAAAATCAGCCAACAGCGAACAGTTATCAGTTAGCAGTTAG